The nucleotide window ATGTACAAAGAGATTCCAATGATAATGTTATACTAAATAATACTACAAACAATACTACTCAACCTCAATATAATAATACTGGATCATCCACTAATACAATTGATAATATTAATAGTATAAAAGGTGAAACTAATAATTCTAGGAAAATAGGTGAAAAAGAATCTATTCCTAAAACTGGTTCTCCTGTGAATTCTAGTACTATGATTATCTTGTCATTATTATCGCTATTAGGTGGCACAATATTACTGCGTAAACATTAATAAATATATAAAAAGGAACTGAGGCCAATAAAAAAGCATTGTGATATGCTCCCCTTATGGTAGACACATAAAATAATTAAAATGTCTATCATGAGAGGGAGTATTTTTTTATGTGTAAAAAACGTAATTTTAGTGCTGAAGAAAAAGTTAAATATGTTGAGGAATATCTAAAAAGTAAAAATAGTATGAGTCATTTTTCATCTATGCTGGGGATTGCCTTAGAATCTTTTCGTCAATGGATTCGTAACTACAATAGTATAGGCGCGGAAGCCTTTACGATGGAAGGATATAAGGGCTATTCTAAAGAATTGAAATTACAAGCAGTAGAAGCTTATTTGTCAAATTTATATTCTCAAGATGAAATTTGTGCAAAATATAAAATACGTTCAAAAACGCAACTACAAAGATGGATTTCAATATATAATAGTCATAATAAACTAAAATCTTCTGGAGTTGGAGGGACAGCAATTATGACTAAAGGTAGAACTACAACTTATAATGAACGTATTGAGATTGTAAAGTATTATATAGAAAATGATAAAAATTACGCTAAAACAGCAGAAAAATTTCAAATATCATATCAACAAATATATAGTTGGATTAAGAAATATGAAACCAATGGCATTGAAGCACTATTAGATAAACGTGGAAAGCGAAAGCTTGCCGATGAAATGTCTGAAATAGAAAAGTTAAAAGCGAAAAACAAATTACTTGAAGCCGAAAATCGTAGACAACAGATGGAGATAGAATTCTTAAAAAAGTTAGACGAAATAGAAAGGAGGCGATTTTAAGTAAAACAAAAAATGAATTTATCTATTTAGCAATACAAGAGTTGCATAAGCAAAAATCTTTTTCTATTAAAGAATTATGTGAAATAGCCGGTATTGCACGCTCCGCATATTATAAATGGACGAATCGCAAAGTAAGTATGAATGAAAAATTTAATGAGGTGTTATTATCACTTATACAAGAATCATATGAAGAAATAAACGGAATATTAGGATATAGACAAATGACTATAAAATTAAATCGTGAAAATGATTTTCATGTAAATCCAAAGAGAATTTATAGGCTTATGTGTATTCTTAATCTAAAGTCAGTATGTCGTAGAAAACGAAAAACTTATAAAAAATCTACACCTGAAACTGTAGCTGATAATATTCTAAATAGAGATTTCTATGCAGATAAATTTGGTGAAAAGTGGCTCACAGATGTAACGGAAATGAAGTATGGTATTGGAAAGAAAGCATATTTAAGTGCAATTCTAGATCTTTCTGATAAGAGTATTGTCTCTTTTGTAATTGGGCATTCAAATAATAATAATCTAGTGTTTCAAACATTTGATATTGCCCGTAGGGAGTATCCGCAGGCTACGCCTATTTTTCATAGTGATCGTGGTTTTCAGTATACTTCAAAAACATTTAAGAAAAAGCTTGAAGAAGCTAATATGATTCAAAGTATGTCACGAGTATCACGTTGTATTGATAATGGTCCAATGGAAGCATTTTGGGGTATGTTAAAATCAGAAATGTATTATTTAAAGAAATTTAATTCATATGAAGAATTAGAAGCAGCAATTATAGAGTACATAGATTATTACAATAATCGTAGATATCAAAAACGTCTCAACTCTATGACTCCGTTAGAATATAGGGAGTATTTATTAAAATCTGTAGCATAAAATATAGCT belongs to Clostridium bornimense and includes:
- a CDS encoding helix-turn-helix domain-containing protein yields the protein MCKKRNFSAEEKVKYVEEYLKSKNSMSHFSSMLGIALESFRQWIRNYNSIGAEAFTMEGYKGYSKELKLQAVEAYLSNLYSQDEICAKYKIRSKTQLQRWISIYNSHNKLKSSGVGGTAIMTKGRTTTYNERIEIVKYYIENDKNYAKTAEKFQISYQQIYSWIKKYETNGIEALLDKRGKRKLADEMSEIEKLKAKNKLLEAENRRQQMEIEFLKKLDEIERRRF
- a CDS encoding IS3 family transposase produces the protein MLSKTKNEFIYLAIQELHKQKSFSIKELCEIAGIARSAYYKWTNRKVSMNEKFNEVLLSLIQESYEEINGILGYRQMTIKLNRENDFHVNPKRIYRLMCILNLKSVCRRKRKTYKKSTPETVADNILNRDFYADKFGEKWLTDVTEMKYGIGKKAYLSAILDLSDKSIVSFVIGHSNNNNLVFQTFDIARREYPQATPIFHSDRGFQYTSKTFKKKLEEANMIQSMSRVSRCIDNGPMEAFWGMLKSEMYYLKKFNSYEELEAAIIEYIDYYNNRRYQKRLNSMTPLEYREYLLKSVA